One part of the Desulfonema ishimotonii genome encodes these proteins:
- a CDS encoding DUF1638 domain-containing protein: MASDIFSEMAIVSCGTLSPELNFLKSEGFLGNAKLFFTTPGLHENVRELETQLIERIAKAKGKKDKVLVVYGGKFCYLNADEPTRTMQTIIAEQGENVVRINATHCMDMMASQEERNRIAEELAGGEKVWWMTSGWLKFRHQVFKGWDKGLANENFPRHTGGAIVLDGIGFTETYMTEQPEEFLEYSDWMGIPIQPCPITLDRFKGLLTEAAEQLGR, translated from the coding sequence ATGGCGTCCGATATTTTTTCTGAAATGGCTATCGTCTCCTGCGGAACCCTCAGTCCGGAGCTGAATTTTTTGAAATCAGAAGGTTTTCTGGGTAACGCCAAACTGTTTTTCACCACGCCGGGGCTGCATGAGAATGTCCGGGAATTGGAAACTCAGCTCATAGAACGGATCGCAAAGGCAAAGGGCAAAAAAGACAAGGTCCTGGTGGTTTACGGCGGGAAATTCTGCTATCTCAACGCGGATGAACCGACCCGCACCATGCAGACCATTATCGCAGAACAGGGTGAAAATGTGGTCAGAATCAATGCCACGCACTGCATGGACATGATGGCCAGCCAGGAGGAACGGAACCGGATTGCGGAGGAGCTTGCCGGCGGGGAAAAGGTGTGGTGGATGACCTCCGGGTGGCTCAAATTCAGACATCAGGTCTTCAAAGGCTGGGACAAGGGGCTGGCAAATGAAAATTTTCCCCGTCACACCGGGGGCGCCATTGTGCTGGATGGGATCGGCTTTACCGAAACCTACATGACCGAGCAGCCCGAGGAATTCCTGGAATATTCAGACTGGATGGGAATACCCATTCAGCCCTGTCCCATCACCCTGGACCGGTTTAAAGGGCTTCTGACCGAGGCTGCCGAACAGCTCGGCAGGTAA